CTACAACCGCTCACGTCTGCCGTGGCTGACGTGGCCGGTGACCATCACCTCTTACCGCTGGGCCGATGTGTATGCTGAAATCAGCTTTTCCGGCACGCCGGGAGACCGGGGCTACCGCCTGTACGGTGCGGTCTGCACGCCGGGAACGTACAACGTGGAGGCACGCTTTCTGCTGGCCAGAGAGTGGGAAGAACGGGAGCAGCTGAACCAAATCTGGAGCTATCTGTGCATCTATATGAAACATGACTCACATCTGCCCCCGCCGAGACATGCGGTTCCGCCAAACTTCTGGTGCCCGCGTAAGGCCGATAAATGGCCGGACGAGATGGAGCGGGAGTCCACCACCGCGCCGGAAGCAGAAAAGATGGATGCGGGCATAATGGACATATGGAAGGCACTGCGTCTGAACCCACCCACATAATACAGGTACAGGCCAGGTTGTCAGCGCTGCGCCTGTGCGCAGCGCCAGACCGGTCAGGCGACCAGCAGTTTAACTACCACTTTACGTCCCTGCGCAGGTGCGCCGACCGCACACAGCGGCTTGTGGACTTCGCCCGGATAGAACACCACAAAATCGCCTTCGCTCAGCACTACTGTTTTTTCCTGAGCGCCTTCCGGCAGAAAAGCAATGTCTTTATCTGCCAGCCAGTCAGTATCGGGTGCGCCAGCCGGGAGTGTACTGAATGTCATTCCTTCCTGACCTTTCAGCACAATTTGAATATCGAGATAGCGGGCATGGTATTCCGCACGACGTTTTTCGAAGGGTTCGGTCATATCCTCGGAGAGGATATAAAACAGGCGGGTACCGTCAATTTCATATTTTCCGGTTGCCGTAGCATCGGTGACATGCGCTTTGACATGTTCAATCGCCTGACGCAGTTCTTCCGGTAGCCAGGCCTGTAGATGGTGGATATTGCCAACGATCATGATAAACCCTCTTAATTAAAACATCGTTTCATTTCCATCTTTATACGACTAATCTTTCTGCCCTGCCAGCCGTTTTTAGCGGAGATTTGCGCTGGCGCAGATTTCTGTGCCGGGAGACTGCTGCCTTACGGCTTTGCGCCTCACACTGCTATACGTACCATGATTACAACAAACGGTGATGTTATTCACCAAAGAATAAAAATACATTTACTATGATTATTTATGCATTAAAACCGTTTGCGTGGATTATAATCGGCATCAATAGCTTGATCCCAATTTAGAGCTGAGTATAATCGCGGACAATTTGCCGGAGGGAAGCATGGTCCAGTGTCTGCGACATAACGTCTTAGCGCGCCTGAAACAGGGTGCGGGCCTGCCGTTTTCCTTTCCGTTGCCCTCTCTATTCTCGAAGCCCCTCATTGTAGGGGCTTTTTTTTGCCCAGGCGTCAGGAGATAAAAATGGCTAATCCGTTATTTCAAAGACATATCATTTCCATAAACGATCTCAGCCGTGAAGAGCTGGAACTGGTACTGGTCACGGCTGCAAAATTAAAAGCAAATCCACAGCCGGAACTGTTAAAGCATAAGGTGATTGCCAGCTGTTTCTTTGAAGCGTCAACGCGGACTCGCCTGTCATTTGAGACGGCGATGCATCGCCTGGGCGCCAGCGTGGTCGGTTTCTCCGACAGCGCCAATACGTCGCTGGGCAAAAAAGGCGAAACGCTGGCGGATACGATCTCTGTAATTAGCACCTATGTTGACGCCATCGTCATGCGTCATCCGCAGGAAGGCGCGGCCCGTCTGGCAACCGAATTCTCTGGTACGGTGCCCATACTGAATGCGGGTGACGGTGCCAATCAGCATCCGACGCAAACGCTGCTGGACCTGTTTACCATCCAGGAAACGCAGGGACGGCTGGAAAATCTGACCATCGCGATGGTGGGGGATTTGAAATACGGCCGCACAGTACATTCACTGGCGCAGGCGCTGGCCAAGTTCAGCGGCAACCGGTTCTGTTTTATCGCTCCGGATGCGCTGGCAATGCCGCAGTACATCCTCGATATGCTTGATGAAAAAGGGATCGCCTGGAGCGTGCACCACGCGATCGACGAGGTAGTGACCGATGTCGATATTCTGTATATGACGCGGGTACAAAAAGAGCGTCTTGATCCCTCAGAGTATGCCAACGTGAAAGCACAGTTTGTGCTGCGCGCCAGCGACCTTCACGGCGCACGCGACAATATGAAAGTGCTGCATCCGCTGCCGCGTATTGATGAGATCGCCACAGACGTCGACAAAACGCCGCACGCCTGGTATTTCCAGCAGGCGGGCAACGGTATTTATGCCCGTCAGGCACTGCTGGCTCTGGTTTTGAATCACGATTTCGCACTGTAAGGGGAAGGCCATGACACACGATAATAAATTGCAGGTTGAAGCCATTAAACGCGGTACCGTCATCGATCATATTCCTGCTCAGGTCGGCTTCCGGCTGTTGACGCTGTTTAAACTGACTGAGACTGAACAGCGGGTTACGGTGGGTCTGAATCTGCCGTCCGGTGCGATGGGCCGCAAAGATATTATTAAAATCGAAAACACCTTTTTGACCGATGAACAGGTTGATCAGCTGGCGCTTTACGCCCCGCTGGCGACGGTTAATCGTATTGATGATTATGAAGTGGTAGGAAAATCACACCCGAAGTTACCTGAACGAATTGATGCCGTATTGATTTGCCCTAACAGCAACTGCATTAGTCACGCGGAACCGGTCAACTCCAGCTTTAGCGTCAAAAAACGTCCCGGCGATATTGCACTAAAATGTAAATATTGTGAGAAAGAATTCTCCCACCAGGTTGTACTGGCAAATTGATATTGTTGTTAACAGCAGTCATGCCGGGAAATGGCGTGGGCTATTGTTAATAAATAATCTATTTTTCAGTCAGATAAAGGATCGTCTAATAGCGATCCTTTTTGTATTTTGCGTACAAGAAATGCCAAATCGGCGCACAAACTTGTATACTGGCACTCCCTAGTTGGCCTTTAAATCACGTCAGGAGAAAGTATGTCTAAAACAATTGCGACGGAAAATGCACCAGCCGCTATCGGCCCGTATGTTCAGGGCGTCGACCTGGGCAGCATGATCATTACCTCCGGTCAGATCCCGGTTGATCCTAAAACCGGTAGCGTACCGGATGATGTCTCTGCTCAGGCACGTCAGTCGCTGGAAAATGTACAGGCTATCGTTGAAGCGGCGGGCCTGAAGGTGGGCGATATTGTTAAAACCACCGTTTTCGTCAAAGATCTGAACGATTTCGCGACCGTCAACGCAACGTATGAAGCGTTTTTCACCGAGCATAATGCAACGTTTCCGGCACGCTCCTGCGTGGAAGTGGCTCGCCTGCCGAAAGATGTAAAAATTGAGATCGAAGCTATCGCCGTACGCCGTTAAGTGTCTGCTGCGCCGGGTAAGAGACGTTTGCCCGGCGTGATCAGCCAGAGGGAAAAGGAGAGATAATGGCAAAGTTACGTTTTAGCGAAGCCGAAATTGCCGACATTCTCCAGCAGTGTAAAAGCGGCATTCCCAATAAAGAAGTGTGTGAAAAATATGGTTTCAGCCCCAGCACGCTTCGCCGCTGGCAAGAATTACATGCTGAAGAGATACGCAGCCAGTTAAAAAAAATGGAATCCACGGCTGCGCTGGTTTATCTCTGTTGTTTTATTATTGCTGCCGTTGTGGGCAGTGTGTTCTCCAAAGCGGCGGCGCTCGTGGTTGCCGTGCCGTTTATTCTCTACTGTCTGTACTATATCTGGCGTTTTCGCCAGGTCTCCGCCCGCCATATCGATCGCGGACTCACTTCCGTCGCCCGCTATGGCATGGGGGCCAAAAATGCCTTTTATCAGTTTTGCTGGCTCCTGATGATCTTCGTGGTCTTCTTCATGGGTTATCTTATTGTCCATCTTTGACAGCGCTATCGGCCCGATCGTCAGTCATATCAGGCCGATAGAGAACAATCAGAAATTATTGCCAGCCGTACCGGCGGCTATAAAACCCTTTCACCAGCTGCGTCAATGTCATGTATCCCGCCAGAATGGCGATCAGCCATGGGAAATAGCTAAGCGGCAAAGCCTGTAGCTGGAAATAGCCTGCCAGCGGTGAGAACGGCAGGGCAATACCGATAACCATTATCAGCAGCGTCATCACCATGAGCGGCCATGCAGCACGACTTTGAATAAACGGCAGACGACGGGTGCGGATCATATGCACAATCAGCGTTTGCGACAGTAATCCCACGACAAACCATCCGGACTGGAACAGCGTCTGCGTTTCCGGCGTATTGGCATGAAACACCCACCACATCAGACAAAATGTCAGGATATCGAAAATCGAACTGATGGGGCCGAAAAAGATCATAAAGCGGCCCAGATCGGTTGGATCCCAGCGTTGCGGCTTCTGGATCTGCTCGTCATCAACGTTATCAAACGGTATCGCCGTCTGGGACACATCGTACAGCAGGTTCTGGATCAACAGGTGCAACGGCAGCATCGGCAGGAACGGCAGGAAGGCGCTGGCGACCAGCACGCTAAAGACGTTACCGAAGTTCGAACTGGCGGTTATTTTGATGTATTTCAGCATGTTGGCAAAAGTGCGTCGTCCTTCAATGACCCCCTCCTCCAGCACCATCAGGCTTTTTTCCAGCAGGATAATGTCCGCCGCTTCACGGGCAATATCTACCGCGCCGTCCACGGAAATGCCAATATCTGCCGCCCGCAGCGCAGGCGCATCGTTAATGCCGTCACCCATAAAGCCGACAACGTGCCCTTCTCGCTTGAGCAGAGTGACAATGCGTTCTTTATGCAGCGGCGTCAGACGGGCAAACAGCGTGGTGCGCCGGGCCAGCCCCGCCAGTTCATCGTCGCTCAGCGTTTCGATATCGCTGCCGGTTACCACCACCCCTGCGTCCAGCCCCACATCGTGACAGACTTTGGCCGCCACCAGTTCACTGTCGCCGGTGAGGATCTTGACGGTGATACCACTGGCTTTCAGGGCGTGTAATGCTGGCGCAGTACTTTCTTTTGGCGGATCGAGAAACGCGATATAGCCTTCGAGGATCAGATCCGATTCATCTATCCGCTGATAGTCCCCTTCCCGCGCCGGAAGATACTGGGTTGCTACCGCCACGATGCGTAATCCCTGACGGTTAAGCGTGTCGGTCACCTGCTTCACCTCGCGCAGCATCTCGTCACTCAGCGGAACAATAGCGCCGTTATGACGAACGTGCGCGCAGACGTTAAGCACTTCCTGTAGTGCGCCTTTGCAAATCAACAGATGCACATTCGGCTGCTCTGTAACCACTACGGACATACGACGACGCTCAAAATCAAACGGGATTTCATCCACTTTTTGCCAGCGTTCTGACAGCCCGCGTGCGGTCTCTTCATCAACGCCTTCGAGCACTGCCTTATCCAGCAGATTCTTCAGCCCGGTCTGATAATGGCTATTAAGCCATGCCGAATGAAGCACCCGATCGCTGGTTTTGCCGGAGATATCGGTATGCGTTTCCAGCGCGATTTTATCCTGCGTCAGGGTGCCGGTTTTATCGGTACACAGGATGTCCATTGCGCCAAAGTTCTGGATCGCATCCAGATGTTTGACGATCACTTTTTGCTTCGACAGTTTTACCGCGCCGCGCGCCAGTGTGGAAGTGACGATCATTGGCAGCATTTCCGGCGTCAAGCCGACCGCCACGGAAAGCGCGAACAGCGCCGCTTCCCACCAGTCACCTTTGGTATAACCGTTGATGAGGAGCACCAGCGGCGTCATTACCATCATAAAGCGGATCAGCAGCATACTGACGCGACCAATGCCTTTCTGGAACGCATTTGGCTCACTGGCCTGCTCGCTCACTCGTCCTGCCAGTTGACCAAACCAGGTGTTGCCGCCGGTGGCAATGACCAATGCCTGTGCCGTGCCACTCACCACGTTGGTCCCCATAAAGCACAGCGTATCGCACTCCAGCGCATGGGTTTGCTGCGACTGACGGCTATGAGCCACTTTCTCCACCGGCAAGGATTCGCCGGTCAGTGAAGCCTGCGCCACGAACAGATCGCGCGCCTGAAGCACGCGCAGGTCCGCCGGGATCATGTCGCCTGCCGCCAGTTTAACTATATCGCCCGGCACCAGGCGGTCAATGGGCAGCTCCGTCCAGCCGTTTTCGCCCTTCTCATTAACTACCCGCAGTACCGTGGCGGTGTTGCTGACCATCGCTTTCAGGGCGTCAGCGGCTTTGGTGGAGCGCGCTTCCTGAATAAAATTAAGCAGCGTCGAAATCGCGACCATCAGGCCAATGACCGACGCCGCGAAGAGATCCTCCGTGGCATACGACACAATCCCCAATACGGTCAGCAGCAAATTAAATGGATTACGGTAGCAGGTCCATAAATGTACCCACCATGGCGCAGGCTGTTCAGCAGGGAGCTTGTTTTCACCGTAACGGGCGCGGGCGGTCTGTACCTCCGCCGGATTTAGCCCTTCCGGATGACTGTTAAACGCGTGCCACAATTCGCGCTCGTCCATTTTCGCGGCCTTCAGGCACTGTTCACTCAGCGAAGACGGAATGGCCGCGCCAGTCAGATTTTTAGCATCAGGTAACTGCTCGCGCTGCACCAGACGACGCGGTAAATGGCGATGAAGACGGACAAAAAACTGCCAGGTCTTGTTTTTTAGCATGATAAGTCCCTCCGCGCCCCGCAGATGGGGACGCAGATAATCTGTCAGGCGTGACAAGTCCTTACCTGACAGGCAATTCATTAATAACAGGGACGTAAAAGACGTCACTGCCTTACAGATCCGCTAAGGCAGTGAAAAAACTGGCTTACCGGATGGTTATTGCTCTCCGTCGCGGGAGAGGTGTGGGATCAGGGTCCAT
The Klebsiella sp. RIT-PI-d genome window above contains:
- a CDS encoding transposase → MAKLRFSEAEIADILQQCKSGIPNKEVCEKYGFSPSTLRRWQELHAEEIRSQLKKMESTAALVYLCCFIIAAVVGSVFSKAAALVVAVPFILYCLYYIWRFRQVSARHIDRGLTSVARYGMGAKNAFYQFCWLLMIFVVFFMGYLIVHL
- a CDS encoding YhcH/YjgK/YiaL family protein, which produces MIVGNIHHLQAWLPEELRQAIEHVKAHVTDATATGKYEIDGTRLFYILSEDMTEPFEKRRAEYHARYLDIQIVLKGQEGMTFSTLPAGAPDTDWLADKDIAFLPEGAQEKTVVLSEGDFVVFYPGEVHKPLCAVGAPAQGRKVVVKLLVA
- the mgtA gene encoding magnesium-translocating P-type ATPase, coding for MLKNKTWQFFVRLHRHLPRRLVQREQLPDAKNLTGAAIPSSLSEQCLKAAKMDERELWHAFNSHPEGLNPAEVQTARARYGENKLPAEQPAPWWVHLWTCYRNPFNLLLTVLGIVSYATEDLFAASVIGLMVAISTLLNFIQEARSTKAADALKAMVSNTATVLRVVNEKGENGWTELPIDRLVPGDIVKLAAGDMIPADLRVLQARDLFVAQASLTGESLPVEKVAHSRQSQQTHALECDTLCFMGTNVVSGTAQALVIATGGNTWFGQLAGRVSEQASEPNAFQKGIGRVSMLLIRFMMVMTPLVLLINGYTKGDWWEAALFALSVAVGLTPEMLPMIVTSTLARGAVKLSKQKVIVKHLDAIQNFGAMDILCTDKTGTLTQDKIALETHTDISGKTSDRVLHSAWLNSHYQTGLKNLLDKAVLEGVDEETARGLSERWQKVDEIPFDFERRRMSVVVTEQPNVHLLICKGALQEVLNVCAHVRHNGAIVPLSDEMLREVKQVTDTLNRQGLRIVAVATQYLPAREGDYQRIDESDLILEGYIAFLDPPKESTAPALHALKASGITVKILTGDSELVAAKVCHDVGLDAGVVVTGSDIETLSDDELAGLARRTTLFARLTPLHKERIVTLLKREGHVVGFMGDGINDAPALRAADIGISVDGAVDIAREAADIILLEKSLMVLEEGVIEGRRTFANMLKYIKITASSNFGNVFSVLVASAFLPFLPMLPLHLLIQNLLYDVSQTAIPFDNVDDEQIQKPQRWDPTDLGRFMIFFGPISSIFDILTFCLMWWVFHANTPETQTLFQSGWFVVGLLSQTLIVHMIRTRRLPFIQSRAAWPLMVMTLLIMVIGIALPFSPLAGYFQLQALPLSYFPWLIAILAGYMTLTQLVKGFYSRRYGWQ
- the pyrL gene encoding pyr operon leader peptide, whose translation is MVQCLRHNVLARLKQGAGLPFSFPLPSLFSKPLIVGAFFCPGVRR
- the pyrB gene encoding aspartate carbamoyltransferase, whose product is MANPLFQRHIISINDLSREELELVLVTAAKLKANPQPELLKHKVIASCFFEASTRTRLSFETAMHRLGASVVGFSDSANTSLGKKGETLADTISVISTYVDAIVMRHPQEGAARLATEFSGTVPILNAGDGANQHPTQTLLDLFTIQETQGRLENLTIAMVGDLKYGRTVHSLAQALAKFSGNRFCFIAPDALAMPQYILDMLDEKGIAWSVHHAIDEVVTDVDILYMTRVQKERLDPSEYANVKAQFVLRASDLHGARDNMKVLHPLPRIDEIATDVDKTPHAWYFQQAGNGIYARQALLALVLNHDFAL
- a CDS encoding DUF6708 domain-containing protein, yielding MTLFSFDEPQPKLNPPVTCWREDMPESHEPQLVPPQLRWLTTQNDIYLEVPRYGTEVIWGWMLFTAILMFGVMVFFVSSCFEMGFYALAFISVIAFSSLMLMALKMYFIAPRNHPIRLNRKRQRIYLFDYNRSRLPWLTWPVTITSYRWADVYAEISFSGTPGDRGYRLYGAVCTPGTYNVEARFLLAREWEEREQLNQIWSYLCIYMKHDSHLPPPRHAVPPNFWCPRKADKWPDEMERESTTAPEAEKMDAGIMDIWKALRLNPPT
- the pyrI gene encoding aspartate carbamoyltransferase regulatory subunit, giving the protein MTHDNKLQVEAIKRGTVIDHIPAQVGFRLLTLFKLTETEQRVTVGLNLPSGAMGRKDIIKIENTFLTDEQVDQLALYAPLATVNRIDDYEVVGKSHPKLPERIDAVLICPNSNCISHAEPVNSSFSVKKRPGDIALKCKYCEKEFSHQVVLAN
- the ridA gene encoding 2-iminobutanoate/2-iminopropanoate deaminase — encoded protein: MSKTIATENAPAAIGPYVQGVDLGSMIITSGQIPVDPKTGSVPDDVSAQARQSLENVQAIVEAAGLKVGDIVKTTVFVKDLNDFATVNATYEAFFTEHNATFPARSCVEVARLPKDVKIEIEAIAVRR
- the mgtL gene encoding mgtA regulatory leader peptide MgtL, whose product is MDPDPTPLPRRRAITIR